Proteins encoded by one window of Canis aureus isolate CA01 chromosome 13, VMU_Caureus_v.1.0, whole genome shotgun sequence:
- the OR4E1 gene encoding olfactory receptor 4E1 codes for MEAGDLLNQTTLVTHIRLRGLSVDQRVQMAVFAMFLTFYVLTLAGNILIVITIIYDRRLHTPMYFFLSNLSFIDVCHSTVTVPKMLVDTWAEEKLISFDGCITQMFFLHLFACTEIFLLTVMAYDRYVAICKPLQYLTVMSWRVCVLLAVALWVGGTIHSISLTSLTITLPYCGPDEIDSFFCDVPQVIKLACTDTHIIEILIVSNSGLISVVCFVVLVVSYAVILVSLRQQISEGRRKALSTCAAHLTVVTLFLGHCIFIYSRPSTSLPEDKVVSVFFTAVTPLLNPIIYTLRNEDMKNALNKLMGRLEGKGKK; via the coding sequence ATGGAAGCGGGGGACCTACTCAATCAAACCACCTTAGTGACACACATTCGGCTTAGAGGCTTATCTGTAGATCAGAGGGTGCAGATGGCTGTGTTTGCCATGTTCCTCACTTTCTACGTCCTGACACTGGCTGGGAACATCCTCATTGTCATAACTATTATCTACGACCGCCGGCTTCATACCCCCATGTATTTCTTCCTCAGTAACCTGTCTTTTATCGATGTGTGCCACTCCACTGTCACTGTCCCCAAGATGCTGGTAGACACATGGGCAGAAGAGAAGCTTATCTCCTTTGACGGCTGCATCACTCAGATGTTTTTCCTGCACCTCTTCGCCTGCACCGAGATCTTTCTGCTCACCGTCATGGCCTACGACCGGTATGTGGCCATTTGCAAGCCCCTGCAGTACCTGACGGTGATGAGCTGGAGAGTGTGTGTGCTGCTGGCTGTAGCCCTGTGGGTGGGGGGGACCATCCACTCCATATCGCTGACCTCCCTCACCATCACGCTGCCCTACTGTGGTCCTGATGAGATTGACAGCTTCTTCTGCGATGTGCCTCAGGTGATCAAACTGGCCTGCACGGATACCCACATCATTGAAATCCTCATCGTCTCCAACAGCGGCCTGATCTCCGTGGTGTGTTTCGTGGTCCTCGTGGTGTCCTATGCGGTCATCCTGGTGAGCCTGCGGCAGCAGATCTCCGAAGGCAGGCGCAAGGCCTTATCCACCTGTGCGGCCCACCTCACCGTCGTCACACTGTTCCTGGGACATTGCATCTTCATCTATTCCCGCCCATCCACCAGCCTCCCGGAAGACAAGGTGGTGTCTGTGTTTTTCACGGCCGTTACCCCCCTGCTGAACCCCATCATCTATACTCTTAGGAATGAAGACATGAAGAATGCCTTGAACAAGTTAATGGGAAGGTTGGAGGGGAAAGGTAAAAAATGA
- the OR4E2 gene encoding olfactory receptor 4E2, whose product MEAPNQTRVTEFVFLGLTDNWALGTLLFVAFSLAYVLTLLGNTLIIVTTALTRRLHTPMYFFLSNLSFIDTCHSSVTVPKMLEGLLRERKTISFDDCIAQLFFLHLFACAEILLLTVMAYDRYVAICAPLRYPNVMSIRVCVQLVLALWWGGTVHSLVQTLLTIRLPYCGPNVIDSYFCDVPPVIKLACTDTYLTGVLIVSNSGTISLTCFLALVTSYTIILVSLRKQSAEGRRKALSTCSAHFMVVAFFFGPCIFIYTRPDTSFSIDKVVSVFYTVVTPLLNPLIYTLRNEEVKSAIKHLRQKQVFS is encoded by the coding sequence ATGGAGGCTCCGAATCAAACAAGAGTGACTGAGTTTGTCTTCTTGGGGCTCACAGATAACTGGGCGCTGGGGACGCTACTTTTTGTGGCATTCTCCCTGGCTTATGTGCTCACCCTTCTGGGGAACACTCTCATCATAGTGACCACGGCCCTTACCCGGCGCCTCCAtacccccatgtacttcttcctgagCAACCTGTCCTTCATTGACACCTGCCACTCCTCGGTCACTGTGCCCAAGATGCTGGAGGGCCTGCTTAGGGAGAGAAAGACTATTTCCTTTGATGACTGCATTGCGCAGCTCTTCTTCCTACACCTGTTCGCTTGTGCTGAGATCCTTCTGCTGACCGTCATGGCTTACGACCGCTACGTGGCCATCTGTGCCCCGCTGCGCTACCCCAACGTGATGAGCATCCGGGTGTGTGTGCAGCTCGTCCTCGCCCTCTGGTGGGGGGGTACCGTTCACTCTCTGGTGCAGACCCTCCTGACCATTCGTTTGCCCTACTGCGGCCCCAACGTTATCGATAGCTACTTCTGCGATGTGCCCCCCGTCATCAAGCTGGCCTGCACGGACACCTACCTCACGGGAGTGCTCATTGTCTCCAACAGTGGAACCATCTCCCTCACCTGTTTCCTGGCTTTGGTCACCTCTTACACAATCATCCTAGTGTCTCTTAGAAAACAGTCTGCTGAAGGGCGCCGGAAAGCTCTGTCTACATGCTCAGCCCACTTCATGGTGGTCGCCTTCTTCTTTGGACCATGCATCTTCATCTACACTCGGCCAGACACCAGCTTCTCCATCGACAAGGTGGTATCTGTCTTCTACACCGTGGTCACCCCTTTGCTAAATCCCCTCATTTACACCTTGAGGAATGAGGAGGTAAAAAGTGCCATAAAGCATCTCAGACAGAAACAGGTTTTCTCATAA